One genomic region from Bacillus aquiflavi encodes:
- a CDS encoding LysM peptidoglycan-binding domain-containing protein translates to MNKESPNKNDQAQLIEDDAHEEKSSLPSRSELHNQKRQKSNWKIKYPVIKLLALFFVLLPIVIYSVYSYNGNQKHDKAQQASTESNGFETVDIADKNKKTSYVVREDDDKEGKEEKEDKESKAQQDAENVNNSDIQKIDSEEHPPSSNQTEENTQQDQTSSSSKEEEEQPKEEETKAPEPQEEEKTPEPQEEKKEMIYHTVQPNETLFRISMNYYQSQAGMDIIRKANGIQGNNIKVGQVLKIPK, encoded by the coding sequence ATGAATAAAGAAAGTCCTAATAAAAACGATCAAGCACAGCTAATAGAGGACGATGCTCACGAAGAAAAATCATCATTACCATCTAGAAGTGAACTGCACAATCAAAAAAGACAAAAAAGTAATTGGAAGATAAAATATCCCGTGATCAAGTTGTTAGCCCTCTTTTTTGTTTTATTGCCGATTGTTATTTACAGTGTTTACTCTTATAACGGAAATCAAAAACATGATAAAGCTCAACAAGCTAGCACCGAAAGTAATGGATTTGAAACAGTTGACATAGCTGATAAAAATAAAAAAACTTCATATGTAGTCCGGGAAGACGATGATAAAGAAGGTAAGGAAGAAAAAGAGGACAAAGAAAGTAAAGCACAGCAAGATGCAGAAAATGTAAATAATAGTGATATTCAAAAGATAGACAGTGAAGAGCATCCTCCATCATCAAACCAAACAGAAGAAAATACTCAACAAGATCAGACTTCTTCTTCATCTAAAGAAGAAGAAGAGCAACCTAAAGAAGAAGAAACAAAAGCACCAGAACCTCAAGAAGAAGAAAAGACGCCAGAACCACAAGAAGAAAAGAAAGAGATGATCTATCATACGGTACAGCCGAATGAAACTTTATTTAGAATCTCAATGAATTATTATCAATCTCAAGCTGGAATGGATATTATAAGAAAAGCAAATGGAATCCAAGGAAATAATATTAAGGTTGGACAAGTATTGAAAATTCCAAAATAG
- a CDS encoding GNAT family N-acetyltransferase — MFPLMKNDTKLIDIEKEIMNSNMDYNLIAYNKQFLSNEHILETFKEADELQVERYLIKKDENYIAVLDYGMSSPRFQKPWLSLLVVHQKYQGLGYAEKIYMAYEELMKNQQESYIQIAVHSTNKKALNFWASLGFIKFDERTHEGKVFFSFEKNLSY; from the coding sequence ATGTTTCCCTTGATGAAAAACGATACCAAATTGATAGACATTGAAAAAGAAATCATGAATTCAAATATGGATTATAACTTAATCGCATATAATAAACAATTTCTTAGCAATGAACATATTCTAGAAACATTCAAAGAAGCTGATGAACTACAGGTGGAGAGATATTTAATAAAAAAAGATGAAAATTACATAGCAGTTTTAGATTACGGAATGTCAAGCCCCCGTTTTCAAAAACCTTGGTTGAGTTTACTTGTCGTACACCAAAAATATCAAGGTTTGGGATATGCTGAAAAAATATATATGGCTTATGAAGAATTAATGAAAAACCAACAAGAAAGTTATATTCAAATTGCGGTTCATTCTACAAATAAAAAAGCATTAAATTTCTGGGCTTCTCTTGGGTTTATTAAATTTGATGAGAGAACTCACGAAGGTAAAGTGTTCTTTAGTTTTGAAAAGAATTTAAGTTACTAA
- a CDS encoding RecQ family ATP-dependent DNA helicase yields MKKKKQVFSNIHRYKFIYISPEMLNVPSVLYQLKNLQISLFVIDEAHCISQWGYDFRPDYLALGRLRNILGDPTTLALTATATQDVREDIKHLLQLTNAFEYISTVDRPNIAFSVVHLQDYHHKLARVYELVLRFSPPGIIYFSSKKVAEHVASFLQEKGIEGVMAYHGGMENEQRILIQQQFLNGQLNIICATSAFGMGVNKENVRFVIHFHTPLQLESYLQEIGRAGRDGEQSIAVLLYAPGDEQLQHQLIDSELPAEEQINTLFFHLKEGKGINQIDSLQNLCGFSDVQWRILRSFLKSNDDFLDIFMKIKEYVSKRRIFKKKKIDEIGKWVHTRYCRREKILNYFGETRRIEIKNCCDKCGLTNEAYKKRSQQLNQSKQQIEIDWKKELTDLLL; encoded by the coding sequence GTGAAAAAAAAAAAACAAGTATTTTCGAACATTCATCGTTATAAGTTTATATATATTTCTCCTGAAATGTTAAATGTCCCATCAGTTCTTTATCAATTGAAAAATTTGCAAATCTCACTTTTTGTTATTGATGAAGCTCACTGTATTTCTCAATGGGGTTATGATTTTCGACCAGATTACTTAGCGTTGGGACGATTACGCAATATATTAGGTGATCCGACAACATTAGCCTTGACTGCAACGGCGACTCAAGATGTTAGAGAGGATATAAAGCATTTGCTTCAGCTAACTAATGCTTTTGAATATATTTCAACTGTTGATCGACCTAATATTGCTTTTTCTGTCGTGCATTTACAAGACTATCATCATAAACTTGCAAGGGTTTATGAACTTGTTCTACGCTTTTCTCCGCCAGGGATTATTTATTTTTCAAGTAAAAAAGTTGCTGAACATGTAGCATCCTTTCTTCAGGAAAAAGGAATTGAAGGGGTAATGGCTTACCATGGAGGAATGGAAAATGAACAACGTATTCTTATCCAACAGCAATTTTTAAACGGGCAATTAAATATTATTTGTGCAACAAGTGCCTTTGGAATGGGAGTAAATAAAGAAAATGTACGTTTTGTTATCCATTTCCATACTCCTTTGCAGCTAGAATCTTATTTACAGGAGATCGGAAGGGCTGGAAGAGACGGGGAACAAAGTATCGCCGTTCTTTTATATGCTCCGGGGGATGAACAGCTCCAACACCAATTGATTGATAGTGAACTTCCAGCTGAGGAGCAAATCAACACTCTTTTTTTTCATTTGAAGGAAGGAAAGGGGATCAATCAAATTGATAGTTTACAAAACTTATGCGGATTTTCTGATGTACAATGGCGAATTTTACGCTCTTTTTTAAAAAGTAATGATGATTTTTTGGACATTTTTATGAAAATAAAGGAATATGTAAGCAAACGGCGAATATTTAAAAAAAAAAAAATTGACGAAATAGGTAAATGGGTGCATACAAGATATTGTCGTCGTGAAAAAATCTTGAATTATTTTGGGGAAACAAGGAGAATAGAGATAAAGAATTGTTGCGACAAATGCGGGTTGACAAATGAAGCCTATAAGAAAAGGTCACAACAATTAAATCAATCTAAACAACAAATCGAGATTGATTGGAAAAAGGAATTAACAGATTTATTGCTTTAA
- a CDS encoding manganese catalase family protein gives MWVYEKKLQYPVKVRECNPRLAKFLIEQYGGADGELAAALRYLNQRYSIPNKVVGLLTDIGTEEFAHLEMIATMVYKLTKDATPAQMKEAGLGAHYANHEKALFYENAGGVPFTATYIQAKGDPITDLYEDIAAEKKARATYQWIINMSDDPDLNDSLRFLREREIIHSQRFREAVEILKEERGKKKIF, from the coding sequence ATGTGGGTATATGAGAAAAAACTGCAATATCCGGTGAAGGTAAGAGAATGTAATCCGCGGCTGGCTAAATTTTTAATTGAACAATACGGTGGCGCTGATGGAGAATTAGCTGCCGCATTACGTTACTTAAATCAACGATATTCAATCCCTAATAAAGTAGTCGGTCTATTAACAGATATTGGTACTGAAGAGTTTGCTCATTTAGAGATGATTGCGACAATGGTCTATAAGTTAACAAAAGATGCAACACCTGCTCAAATGAAGGAAGCAGGGCTTGGAGCACATTACGCAAACCATGAGAAAGCATTATTTTATGAAAATGCTGGCGGTGTACCATTTACTGCCACTTATATTCAAGCTAAAGGCGATCCAATTACAGATTTGTATGAAGATATTGCTGCTGAGAAAAAAGCTCGCGCCACATATCAATGGATTATTAATATGAGTGATGACCCTGATTTAAATGACAGTTTGCGTTTCTTAAGAGAACGTGAAATCATTCATTCACAACGATTCCGTGAAGCAGTTGAAATTTTGAAAGAGGAACGCGGCAAGAAGAAAATCTTTTAA
- a CDS encoding CPBP family intramembrane glutamic endopeptidase — MKKRQLDLIKQLSEKELLFHLYATQILLLAVSFFLCMILFGNFSAFFSIFVWDDPQILYIGGGAGLAVVIIDIVLMRLLPSDYYDDGGLNKKVFQNRATIHIAFIAVIVAFSEEILFRGMIQTHFGLVAASLIFAGVHFRYLFNWFLFVNITVLSFFIGLIYEWTENLLVTIFMHFIIDFLLGLLIKIKSEKKQVIGRDVNE, encoded by the coding sequence ATGAAAAAACGACAACTAGATTTGATTAAACAGCTTTCTGAAAAAGAGCTATTATTCCATTTATATGCTACCCAAATCTTACTCTTAGCTGTGTCTTTCTTTTTATGTATGATCTTGTTTGGAAATTTTTCAGCATTTTTCAGCATTTTTGTTTGGGATGATCCGCAAATATTGTATATTGGTGGCGGCGCTGGACTGGCTGTTGTCATAATAGATATTGTATTAATGAGGTTGCTCCCCTCTGATTATTATGATGATGGCGGATTAAATAAGAAAGTTTTTCAAAATAGAGCGACAATTCATATTGCCTTTATCGCAGTAATCGTTGCATTTAGTGAAGAAATTTTATTTCGCGGTATGATTCAAACTCATTTTGGATTAGTTGCAGCAAGCCTTATTTTCGCAGGTGTTCATTTTCGCTATTTATTTAATTGGTTTTTATTTGTAAACATTACTGTATTGAGCTTTTTCATCGGATTAATTTACGAGTGGACTGAAAATTTGCTCGTAACGATTTTTATGCACTTTATAATTGATTTTTTACTTGGTTTACTTATTAAAATTAAATCAGAAAAGAAACAGGTTATAGGAAGGGATGTCAATGAATAA
- a CDS encoding DEAD/DEAH box helicase, whose amino-acid sequence MELETVLKKYFQYQSFRDGQKEVIESILAKKDTLAMLPTGTGKSLCFQLPGYILEGQVVIVSPLLSLMQDQVEQMMMRGEKRVVAINSFLSKSEKKKTSIFEHSSL is encoded by the coding sequence ATGGAGCTAGAGACAGTCTTAAAAAAATATTTTCAATATCAGTCGTTTCGAGATGGTCAGAAAGAAGTGATTGAATCGATTTTAGCTAAAAAAGATACATTAGCGATGCTTCCTACCGGTACGGGAAAGTCTCTTTGTTTTCAACTGCCTGGTTATATACTAGAAGGTCAAGTAGTGATTGTGTCGCCGCTTTTATCTTTAATGCAGGATCAAGTTGAACAAATGATGATGAGAGGCGAAAAACGAGTAGTTGCGATTAATTCTTTTTTAAGTAAAAGTGAAAAAAAAAAAACAAGTATTTTCGAACATTCATCGTTATAA
- a CDS encoding YpbF family protein yields MELPIKELDDRTDQATKEILQQVVEKKQKFDLYKRNHLIILWITLLISFFFLAYLYYTIIKPYSYSFAAMFSSFVNHTMNLYFLVIAVGSYGLMNLLRDKKEKAETEYHELRCEIIDKSKDLWKKDDAWGNRHFVFEMMKKYYGINLYHESK; encoded by the coding sequence ATGGAATTACCGATTAAAGAACTTGATGATCGAACAGATCAAGCGACAAAAGAAATACTTCAACAGGTTGTTGAAAAAAAGCAAAAATTTGATCTTTATAAGCGAAATCATCTCATTATTTTATGGATCACACTGTTAATTTCCTTCTTTTTCCTTGCTTATTTATATTATACAATTATTAAACCGTATTCTTATTCTTTTGCGGCAATGTTTTCATCATTTGTCAATCATACAATGAACTTATACTTTCTTGTTATAGCGGTTGGAAGTTATGGATTAATGAATCTTCTGCGTGATAAAAAAGAGAAGGCAGAAACAGAGTATCATGAGTTAAGATGTGAAATTATAGATAAAAGTAAAGATCTGTGGAAAAAGGATGATGCGTGGGGGAATCGCCACTTCGTATTTGAGATGATGAAAAAGTATTATGGGATTAATTTATACCATGAGAGTAAATAA